Part of the Micromonospora inyonensis genome, CGGCGTTCGGCGGCACCGTCGCCGAACGCGAACAGGCCCTGCGTCGGGGCGGGTACACCGTCGTCACCTCGCTGGACCCGACGGTGCAGGCGAGCGCGCTACGCCAGTCGCTGGCGGTCTTCGACTCCGACGAACCCCGGGCCCTGCCGATCGCGGCCGTCGAGCCGGGCACCGGCCGGGTGCTGGCGATGGCGGTCAACCGGAACTACAGCCTCGCCGCCAATCCCGCCGGGCAGGACAACCGCCCGAACACGGTCAACCAGCTCGTGGCCGGTGGCGGGGCCATCGACGGCTACCAGGCCGGGTCGACGTTCAAGCTGTTCACCATGCTCGCCGCCCTGGAGTCGGGGCTGCCGCTGGACACCGAGTACTACGCGCCGACCCGGCTGCCCACCCGGTACCCGGCGGAGGGGTCGACGGCGGTCTGCGGTGACCGGTGGTGCCCGGCCAACGCCGACCCGGCCAGCATGAACGGCTACCGGACCATGTGGGACGCCTTCGGCCGGTCGGTGAACACGTACTTCGTCCGGCTCTCCGAGCAGGTCGGCCCGGCGAAGGTGGTCGAGATGGCGCAGCGGCTCGGCATCACGTTCCGCTCGGACCTCGACGAGAAGCTGGCCCGTACCGACGCCGCCGACTGGGGGGCGTTCACCCTCGGCGTGTCGGCCACCACCCCGCTCGACCTGGCCGCCGCGTACGCCACCGTGGCCGCCGAGGGCACGTACTGCGCTCCGCTGCCGGTGCTCTCGGTCGCCGGCCCGGACGGCACGAAGCTGCCGGTCGGCGACCCGTCCTGCCGCCGGGTGCTCGACGCCGACGTGGCGCGGGCGGCCACCGACGCGGCCCGCTGTCCGGTCGGCCAGGATCCCGCGTACGGTCGGTGCACCGGCGGCACCGCCGCCGCTGCGGACCGGATCGTCGACGGCCGCCCGCTGGCCGGCAAGTCGGGCACCTCGGACCAGGACGCCACCAAGTCGTTCGTCGCGTACACCCCGCAGGTCGCCGTCGCCGGCATCGCGGCGAACCCCGACGACCCCACCGACCGGGTGGGCATCGCGGCGCAGTCCGGCGTGGTGGAGGCGGTGGCCCGGGTGATCGTCGCCGCGACCGAGGGCAGACCGGAGGCGGACTTCACCCCGCCGAGCCGGGATCTCGCCCTCGGCGACGAACCCGAGCGGCGCGCACCGCCCACCCGCTCCGGCGACGACGAGAACGACCTCGACCTCCGCGAGTGGTTCGACCGTCTCCGTACGCCCCGCTGAACGGAGTTCCGCGCCTGCTCGGCGCCGCCCGCTGGCGGACCGGACCAGCGTCGTCGAGGAGCGGCTGGAGAGCATCCCCCGCTCTCGCGGACGTCGCCCGGCTGGCTCTATGGTGGCGGCAGCCGGTAGCCGGGCGGGTCGGCGCGCCGCGCGGTGGTCGGCGTCCGGCACCGGCCGGTGGCCGTCGGCCAGCTCGGTCACGGTGACCACCCGCCCGGCCAGCGACAGGCGGCGCAGCCCCGCCGCGTCGGCGCTCCCGGTGATCACGACCGGCTCACCGAGCGTCCGCCACGCGTGCCGGAGCGCGTCGAGCGCCGGGGAGGAGTGCCCGGTGCCCTCGGGCAGGGCGGCGGTGGTCAGCGGCGCCACCCCGGCCAGCACGCAGCCGAAGAACGCCGGCCAGTACTCGACGGCCGCGCCGACGCGCAGGATCGCGTACCCGCCGGGCGGCACGCCCCGGGCCCGCAGCGTCGCGGACCGCGCGGGCCCGGTCGAGCAGGTCGGGGTGGGCCAGGAAGTCGGTGCCGCCGTCGGCGGCGACCAGGTGGAGACCGGCGTCCGGGAACCGCTGTGCCGCGCGGGCCAGCGCCTCGCCCAGCGTCCGCGGATGCTCCGGGTCGTCGGGCAGGTCACCCCCGTGGCTGACGGCGGGACGGCGGCCGGACGGGTGGGGAACGGTCACGGGGCTACCTCGGCTGGTGGTCGGCGTGCAGCGGCCCGGAGGCGGACGTGGACGACGAGGAAGGCGAGCGCGGCGGCCAGCGCCAGCCCGTGGGCGACCCCGACGACCGGGAATGGCGGGAACCGGTCCAGCAGCACGGCGCAGATGATCATGCCGAGCCCGAAGCCGGCGTTCTGCGCCGCGCTGGCGAAGCCGAACAGGCGGGGCCGCAGGTCGCCGTCGACCGCCTGGAGGCGGGTGGTGTAGCTGATCTCGGCGTAGCCGTCGGCCGCGCCGGCCGCCAGGGTCACCGGGACCAGCAGCCAGACCGGCAGGCCGGTGAAGGCGAGCACGAAACAGACCGACATCAGGCAGGTGGCCACGCCGAAGGGCAGCTCCGTCGGGCCCCGCCCGGCGCGTTTCGCCCGCCGGGCGGCCCAGCGGCCGGCGAGCAGGCTGCCCGCCGCCCAGGCGGTGGTGAAGACGGCGGCGAACGTGGCGGGGGAGTCGGGGCGGACCAGGGTCGCGTACACCGGCAGCCCGACGTTGTGCGACGCGGAGCCGAGGGCGTCCGCGGCGCGTACCGCGATCATCGCCGGCACCACCGGGGCGACGGCCCGGAGCAGCCCGAACCGACCGGGTGCGCGGCCCTCGACGGCGGGACGCCCGGCGGTGGCCGGCCGACCGACGGCGGCGGTACGCCGGGCCACCGGCAGCAGGAGCAGGGCGGAGAGCAGGTAGGTGGCGGCGTCCACCAGGAACGCCACGTGGTAGCCGAGCCATCCGACGAGCACGCCCGCCGAGGCGAACCCGAGCAGCATCCCCGCCGAGCGCAGCGTGACCACCAGGCCGTTGGCCCGGGTCAACCGGTCCGGACCGACCATGGTGGGCAGGTGCGCGCGCATCGCCATACCCCAGAGCGTCTGGCCGGCACCGAGCGCCACCGCGAGTCCGTACAGGACGGCGGTCCGCGCGTCGGCGGGGGCCGTGACCAGCAGGACGAGCATGCCGGCTGGGACCAGGTCGGCACCGATCATCAGGTACGGCGACGGTGGCGGCCGGCGAGCCGCCCGGCGACCGGCCCGGTGAGGAACCCGGCAGCGAGGCGGACGGCCATGAAGGCGCCGGTCTGCACCGTGGAACCGGTCAGGTGCAGGACGAACAGGCCCAGCGCCACCAGGTTCAGGAAGCTGCCGAAGGTCGACACGGCGTGTGCGGTGGCCACGAGCCGTAGGTCCCCCCACGCCCGGTCCACCTCTGCTGGTGCGCCCAACCCGATCCCGCTTCCCTTGGTGCGTGGCTGGCAATCATGCCGTCGCCGGCAACGCATTTCAATTCCCGGATGTCCGGTGACCGCCCGGTGACCGGGCCGGCGTGGGAATTGGGCAGAATCCTCCGGTGCCCGTCCACCAGATCACCGACCCCGACGACGACCGGATCGCCGACTACCGGGCGTTGACCGACGTCGAGCTGCGCACCCGGTGGGAGCCGCCGCACGGGCTCTTCATCGCCGAGGGGGAGCTGGTGCTGCGCCGGGCGCTGCGGGCCGGCTACCCGCCCCGGTCGTTCCTGGTCGACGCCAAGCGGGTCGACCAGCTCGCCGACCTGGACACCGGCGACGCCCCGGTCTACGCGGCCACCCCGGACGTGCTGGAACGGGCCACCGGCTTCCACGTGCACCGGGGGGTGCTCGCCTCGTTCCGGCGGCTGCCCCTGCCCAGCCCGGCGGAGCTGCTCACCGCCGCCCGGCGGGTGGTGATCCTCGAGGACGTCAACAACCACACCAACCTGGGGGCGATCTTCCGGGCGGTGGCCGCGCTCGGGGTGGACGGGGTACTGCTCTCCCCGTCCTGCGCCGACCCGCTCTACCGGCGCAGCGTCCGGGTCAGCATGGGCGAGGTGTTCGCCGTCCCGTACGCCAAGCTGGAGCCCTGGCCGGACGGCCTGGCGCAGGTCCGGGCGGCCGGCTTCACGGTGCTGGCGATGACGCCCGCGCCGGACGCGGTGCCGATCCAGCGGCTCACCGCCGACCAGCGTGCCCGGTCCGCCCTGCTGCTCGGCGCGGAGGGCCCGGGGCTGAGCCGGGCCGCGCAGGCCGCCAGTGACGTCCGGGTGGTGATCCCGATGCGCCGCAACGTCGATTCCCTCAACGTCGCCGCCGCCACTGCGGTGGCCTGCTGGGAACTGGGCCGCGACGACCCGCTCTGAGGCCGTCGGGCCTGGCCAGCCGGGCCGTGTCACGCACGGTAGCGTGTCGCCCGTGTTCCCTACCGTCCGTGAGGTTCTGGCGCTGGACCCGGTCCGGCACGGTGCGCCGCGCCTGGTCGCCGGGGAGCGGGCGGTGGACCGGCGGGTGCGCTGGGTGCACGTCGCCGAGGTGCCCGACATCGCCACCCTGCTGCGCGGCGGCGAGCTGGTCCTGACCACCGGCATCGGACTGCCCGCCGACGACGCGGGCCTGCGCGCGTTCATCGACACGCTCGCCGAGGTCGAGGTCTCCGGCCTCGTCGTCGAGCTGGGCCGCCGGTACTTCGGCGGGGTCCCCCGGGTGATGGTGGCCGCCGCCGCGCGGCGTGGACTGCCCCTGGTGGAACTGCGCCGGGCCACCCCGTTCGTCCGGATCACCGAGGCGGTGCATGCGCTGATCGTCGACGCCCAGCTGCACGAGCTGCGCGCCACCGAGGAGATCCACCAGCGGTTCACCGAGCTGTCGGTCTCCGGGGCGGGGCCGCAGGAGGTGGTCCGGCAGGCCGCCGAGCTGGCCGGCTGCCCGGTGGTGCTGGAGAACCTGGCCCGCCAGGTGCTCGCGTACGACCCGGCGGGGGAGAGCGCCGAGCTGCTGCTGGACGGCTGGGAACAGCACTCCCGGCGGATCCAGCCCGCCGGGCGGACCGCGTACGACGTGGACAGCGGCTGGCTGGTCACCACGGTCGGCGCGCGGGAACAGGACTGGGGTCGGCTGCTGCTGCGCTGGCCCGGTGGGGAGGCGGCCACCGCCCCGCCCGGCGGAACCGCTCCGCCGACCCGGTTGACCATCCTGGTCGAACGGGCCGCCTCCACCCTCGCGCTCGGTCGGCTGATCCGCCGGGACGCCGAAGGGCTGGAACGGCAGCTGCACCGGACCCTGCTCACCGCCCTGCTCGACCACTCCCGACCGGTCGACGAGGTGGCCCTGCGGGCCCGTGCGCTCGGTCGGGGCGCTGCTCGCGCTCGCCGGCCCGGCGGCCGAGGCGAAGGCCCTGGCCGCGTTCGCCACCGCGCTGCGCCGGGCACGCGTCGACGCCCGTCCCGCCCCCGGCACGCCCGGCGCGGTGATCGTGGCGGCCGGTTCCGGGGTGGGCAGCCTCCGCGAGGCCCACCGGTCACTGGTCGAGGCCCGGCAGGTCGCCGACGCCGCCCGTCGGGACCGGCGGGACCTGCCGGTGTTCCGGTTGCCGCACGTCGGCCTGGCCGGGCTGCTGCACCTGCTGCGGGAGGATCCCCGGGTGCAGGTCTTCGTGGAGCGGGAACTCGGGTCACTGCTGGCGTACGACGCCCGGCACCCCCGGGACCAGTTGCTCGGGACACTCCGGGTCTATCTGGAGCAGGGCCGGAACAAGTCCGCCGGGGCGGTCGCCGCGCACCTGTCCCGGCCGGCGTTCTACGAACGGCTGGCCCGGATCGCCCGGATCCTCGACGCCGATCTCGACTCGGTCGACGCCTGCCTCTCCCTGCACGTCGCCCTGCTCGCCCTGGACGCCGTCCGCACCCGCTGACCGCCGGGCACCCCTCATCACCAAAATGTACGGACCGTTACGCCGGTTGGGAGATCGGTCCTCCTGCCGGCGAAGCCGAGGTGGCGGCCTCGGGTGTGTTCTTTTCCACCGAATGTAGTCAATCTTGTGCAAACAGTCTCGGTGCCGCTAGATTGATGAAGCTCGATACATGGATACGCGGGGGAGGATCGGTGGCCAGTCGTAGGACTGCCACGGTTCGTTCGTGCCTTGCGGTGGGCGCGATCGTGCTGACGGCAGTGACATTGGGTGGCATAACGGGTGAGCCGCGGGTGCACCTGGCGGCTGGGCCCGATGGAGTGGCGGGCGGCGTCGAGAACCGGTCCAATGAGGCCCGGTCGCTGCGAATCGCCCAGTCCACCGGGAAGCCGGTCCGGATCGACAGCCTGACCTCGGAGACGACCGAGGTGTGGGCACTGCCCGACGGACAGTTCCGTGCCGACATCTCGACCGGCGTGCAGCGCTTCCGCCGCGCAGGCGAATGGGTGCCGGTGGACCTCACCCTTCGGTCCACTCCCGACGGCTCGGTGGCACCGGTGGCGCACCCGAACGACCTGCGCGTCTCCGGCGCGAAGGGGCCAGGCGGGCACGAGTTGGCGTCCGTGGGCACCGATGACCGAAGGATCGCGATGGGGTGGCGGGGCCCGCTTCCGGCCCCGGTGCTCGACGAGCACCGGGCTGTCTACGTGGACGCCCTACCGGGTGTGGACCTTGTCGTCGAGGCGACCCGACTCGGCTTCGAGCAGTTCCTCGTGGTGAAGGAGCGCGCCGCTGTCGCGCAGGTCCGACAGGTGACGCTTCCGCTCACTGGACCCGGGGCGGCCCGAGCCAGCCGGGAGCCGGACGGTGCGATCACCCTGACCGGGCGGACTGGCCAGGTCACCTTCCGTATCCCGGCGCCGTTGATGTGGGATGCGAAGAAGAACCAACTCGGTGAGCCGCTGGCGCGCAGGTCCGTCCGCACTGACCTGACGCACGGCGAGGGGCGGACGGAGCTGGCACTCCTCCCCGACGCAGCCTGGCTGAACAGCCGCTCCACGGCCTTTCCGGTCACCATCGACCCGACGGTCGACCCGGTGGGCACCACCTTCGACACGTACGTCGAGGAGGGGGTCTCCGCCGACCTGAACGGGGCCAAGGATCTGCGGATCGGTCTCCTCCCGGAATCACCAGCGAAACTGACCAGGTCGTTCATCACCTGGGACACGACGTTGTTCGCCGGCAAGCACATTACGGCCGCCACGGTCTCGCTGTGGAACTGGTGGTCGCACACCTGCGCTCCCACGGCATGGGAGATCTGGTCGACGGATCCCGCTACGTACACGACCACTTTCGCCAACCAACCAACGTGGGGAACGGCACCCGAAGCGAGCTCGACAGCCACGCACGGTTCCACCGACTGCGCCGACGGGTGGGCCACCATCAACGGCGTCGCGTTCTTCCAACGGGCGTCCGACGAGAACAAGACGCGTGCCGGCATGGGTCTCCGCGCCGCCGACGAGGCGTCGCCCACGGGTTTCACGCAGTTCGCGTCCCGGGAGGGGACCGACCCGTCCCATGATCCGAGGGCGTCGGTCACCTACAACTCCTGGCCGACAGTCACCGCTCGGGAGACCGTCCCGGCCACCACCTGCGCGACCGGTGCCGGCCGGCCGGTGGTGAACACCCTGACCCCGCAGCTCAAGGCGACGGTGAACGACGCCGACGGCACGGCGATGTCGGTCGTCTTCGAGTGGTGGGCGCTCGACGGCGGTTCCGCCATCGGAGCTCGTACCTTCACCGGTGTGGCATCCGGGGCGACCGCGAGCGCGACTGTGACGGCCGGTTCCTTCGCCGAAGGCGGCTCCTACAAGTGGCGGGTCAAGGCCGCCGATGGCGTCGCCGGGAGCGACCGCTGGTCGTCGTTCTGTGAGATGACCGTCTGGGCAACGGTTCCGCCCGTCCTGGGGTGCACCAGTGGCGCGGACAGCGACTTCAACGGTGACGGCGTCAGCGACATCGCGATCGCCGACCCGCAGGCCACCGCGAGCGGGCAGGCAAAGGCAGGCCTGATCCACGTCACGTACGGCGGCACCGGCACGGTCCAGACCCTCCACGAAGGCGTCGAGCAGGTACCGGGAACCGCCGAGCCTGATGACGGCTTCGGTACCTCGGTCTCCGCCTACGACGCCAACAACGACGGCTGCGGCGACCTCCTCGTCGGCGTCCCATACCAGGATGTCAACGGTCAGGCAGATGCCGGGCTGGCCTACGTTCTGCTCGGCACTCCGTCCGGTCTCGCCAAGGGTCCGGCCTCGCACGTCTACCACCAGGGCGTCTCCTCGGTACCCGACGTCGCGGAGCCCGGCGACTGGTTCGGCTTCTCGGTCGCTGGCAACCGGACCGTCACCGGGCAGCCTTACCTGGTCGTCGGTGTGCCCGGTGAGGACGTCGGCACCGTCACGGATGCCGGCTTGGCGCATTACCTTCGGGGACCGGTCAGCGTGGCCCTCGCTCAGGGTGCAGGAATTCCCGGAACGGCGGAGACCGATGACCGCGCCGGGTACGCGGTGGCGGCGTCGACGTACCACTGGGCGGCGAGTTCGCCGGGCGAGTCGATCGGAGGCGCGGGCTTCGCCGGAGCGGTGAGCGTATTCAGTCACACCCTGGCCTCCGGGCAGCCCACCGCCGTCGGCGCACTGCACCAGGACGCGGTGAACGTATCCAACGCCGCCGAGGCCGATGACACCTTCGGCAAGGCAGTTTCGATCGCGCCCTACCGTCCGGCCGGGACGCCGGCTGGGCAGGCGGAGTCACTCGTGGTCGTCGGCGTGCCCGGCGAGGACCTGACCGCGTCAAGCGGCAGTCCCCGGATCGACGCCGGCCTGGTCCACCGCTTCCACGTCAAGCCGGACAACACTGTCACCGAACTGCCGTCCATCTACGGTTCACAGGACGGAACCTACCTCGGTGAGCGGGTGTTGGTAATCAACACCGCACCGGCCAGCGAGGCGAACCTGTCGACGATGTTCATCGCGGTAGGCGTACCCGGGGATGACGTCTGGTCCGTGCCCGACTCGGGGCAGATCAGGGTCATCCCGGCCCTGGCCGACCCGATTGGCACACCGCTGAGCATCCACCGTCGGTCGTCGAGCATTCCCGGCCAGCCCCGTCAGCACGAACTGATCGGCACGTCACTCGCCGGCACCAGCCAACGCCTCTACGTCGGCACGCCGTACGGCACCCCGGCCGTCTACGGATTCACCTGGGCAGACCTGGCCGGCGGGTCGGTGGTTCCGGTGCTGACCTGGGCACCCGGTTCCGGAGGCAT contains:
- a CDS encoding transglycosylase domain-containing protein, whose protein sequence is MLAKPRQPGEMRSRSLVGRLAAVVLCGVLAGLVLAAAAFPGNLFLGLTVKATSDAWGGLPQELRAPATAQRTAVYARDGRTLITNFYDVDRRDVPLTEIAPVMRQAIVAAEDRRFYSHGGVDLRGVARALVTNAKEGTTQGASTLTMQYVRNVLKSDPERTAEERQSATEVSAGRKLQEIRYAAALEQTLDKDEILARYLNIAYFGSGAYGIAAASERYFSVTPAELTLAQAALLAGLVQSPNEYSPIDGDRDAALVRRSYVLDSMVVTGAITTAQADRARAEDLTLDPTEQPNGCTAIPGSHADWGFFCDYLRSWWLAQPAFGGTVAEREQALRRGGYTVVTSLDPTVQASALRQSLAVFDSDEPRALPIAAVEPGTGRVLAMAVNRNYSLAANPAGQDNRPNTVNQLVAGGGAIDGYQAGSTFKLFTMLAALESGLPLDTEYYAPTRLPTRYPAEGSTAVCGDRWCPANADPASMNGYRTMWDAFGRSVNTYFVRLSEQVGPAKVVEMAQRLGITFRSDLDEKLARTDAADWGAFTLGVSATTPLDLAAAYATVAAEGTYCAPLPVLSVAGPDGTKLPVGDPSCRRVLDADVARAATDAARCPVGQDPAYGRCTGGTAAAADRIVDGRPLAGKSGTSDQDATKSFVAYTPQVAVAGIAANPDDPTDRVGIAAQSGVVEAVARVIVAATEGRPEADFTPPSRDLALGDEPERRAPPTRSGDDENDLDLREWFDRLRTPR
- a CDS encoding MFS transporter; this encodes MIGADLVPAGMLVLLVTAPADARTAVLYGLAVALGAGQTLWGMAMRAHLPTMVGPDRLTRANGLVVTLRSAGMLLGFASAGVLVGWLGYHVAFLVDAATYLLSALLLLPVARRTAAVGRPATAGRPAVEGRAPGRFGLLRAVAPVVPAMIAVRAADALGSASHNVGLPVYATLVRPDSPATFAAVFTTAWAAGSLLAGRWAARRAKRAGRGPTELPFGVATCLMSVCFVLAFTGLPVWLLVPVTLAAGAADGYAEISYTTRLQAVDGDLRPRLFGFASAAQNAGFGLGMIICAVLLDRFPPFPVVGVAHGLALAAALAFLVVHVRLRAAARRPPAEVAP
- a CDS encoding MFS transporter — protein: MATAHAVSTFGSFLNLVALGLFVLHLTGSTVQTGAFMAVRLAAGFLTGPVAGRLAGRHRRRT
- a CDS encoding TrmH family RNA methyltransferase translates to MGIGQNPPVPVHQITDPDDDRIADYRALTDVELRTRWEPPHGLFIAEGELVLRRALRAGYPPRSFLVDAKRVDQLADLDTGDAPVYAATPDVLERATGFHVHRGVLASFRRLPLPSPAELLTAARRVVILEDVNNHTNLGAIFRAVAALGVDGVLLSPSCADPLYRRSVRVSMGEVFAVPYAKLEPWPDGLAQVRAAGFTVLAMTPAPDAVPIQRLTADQRARSALLLGAEGPGLSRAAQAASDVRVVIPMRRNVDSLNVAAATAVACWELGRDDPL
- a CDS encoding DNRLRE domain-containing protein, with the translated sequence MGAIVLTAVTLGGITGEPRVHLAAGPDGVAGGVENRSNEARSLRIAQSTGKPVRIDSLTSETTEVWALPDGQFRADISTGVQRFRRAGEWVPVDLTLRSTPDGSVAPVAHPNDLRVSGAKGPGGHELASVGTDDRRIAMGWRGPLPAPVLDEHRAVYVDALPGVDLVVEATRLGFEQFLVVKERAAVAQVRQVTLPLTGPGAARASREPDGAITLTGRTGQVTFRIPAPLMWDAKKNQLGEPLARRSVRTDLTHGEGRTELALLPDAAWLNSRSTAFPVTIDPTVDPVGTTFDTYVEEGVSADLNGAKDLRIGLLPESPAKLTRSFITWDTTLFAGKHITAATVSLWNWWSHTCAPTAWEIWSTDPATYTTTFANQPTWGTAPEASSTATHGSTDCADGWATINGVAFFQRASDENKTRAGMGLRAADEASPTGFTQFASREGTDPSHDPRASVTYNSWPTVTARETVPATTCATGAGRPVVNTLTPQLKATVNDADGTAMSVVFEWWALDGGSAIGARTFTGVASGATASATVTAGSFAEGGSYKWRVKAADGVAGSDRWSSFCEMTVWATVPPVLGCTSGADSDFNGDGVSDIAIADPQATASGQAKAGLIHVTYGGTGTVQTLHEGVEQVPGTAEPDDGFGTSVSAYDANNDGCGDLLVGVPYQDVNGQADAGLAYVLLGTPSGLAKGPASHVYHQGVSSVPDVAEPGDWFGFSVAGNRTVTGQPYLVVGVPGEDVGTVTDAGLAHYLRGPVSVALAQGAGIPGTAETDDRAGYAVAASTYHWAASSPGESIGGAGFAGAVSVFSHTLASGQPTAVGALHQDAVNVSNAAEADDTFGKAVSIAPYRPAGTPAGQAESLVVVGVPGEDLTASSGSPRIDAGLVHRFHVKPDNTVTELPSIYGSQDGTYLGERVLVINTAPASEANLSTMFIAVGVPGDDVWSVPDSGQIRVIPALADPIGTPLSIHRRSSSIPGQPRQHELIGTSLAGTSQRLYVGTPYGTPAVYGFTWADLAGGSVVPVLTWAPGSGGIPAGETAFGAAIG